The DNA region GAGCACGGCGCGCGGATATACGTCGGCGACCACACCGCCGACGTACGCGGAGCCCGCGCGGCGGACGCCGTGCCGGTCGGCGTCACCACCGGCCCGTGCGACGAGGAGGAGCTGCGGACCGCGGGCGCCGACGTGATCCTGCCAAATCTCACCGGGTTCCCGGCCTGGCTGAACGCCTGGGCGGGACGCGGTGAGGCCGCCTGAGGGTCCGGGTCAGCGGGCGGCGGCGCGCTTCGGCGAGTTCTTCCAGACCGAGCGCACCACGCCGGCGGCGGCGATGAGGAAGCCCAGCCCCATCAGCATGCACACCGCATAAGCCGCGGACGGGAACGGATCGGTGCCCAGGAACAGGGGGGCGACGGTCACCAGGGTGGCGAGCGCGCCGACGAAGAAGACGATCGCGCCGACCTGTACGAGCCGGTCGCCTGCGCCGGAAGGAGTAGTACTCACCCGGCCAGGGTAGTTCCCAGCTCGACGGCGCCGTTCGGCGACCGTCTTGTCTCCGGCCCCCGGGCCACTAGCCTTGGACATGGCGGGTCACGGGACCCGCTGTACTGCTCTCCGGAGCCGTTTCGCGGCTCGCCCGCCCCACCGACGAGTACGAGGACGAGGACAGACGTGCCCACGGGTAAGGTCAAATGGTTCAATTCGGAAAAGGGCTTCGGCTTTCTTTCGCGCGACGACGGCGACGACGTCTTCGTCCACTCGTCCGTACTCCCGGCCGGTGTCGACGCCCTCAAGCCCGGACAGCGCGTCGAGTTCGGCGTGGTCGCGGGCCAGCGCGGTGACCAGGCGCTGTCCGTCGTCGTCCTGGACCCCACGCCGTCCGTCGCGGCCGCGCAGCGGCGCAAGCCGGACGAGCTGGCGTCGATCGTGCAGGACCTGACGACGGTGCTGGAG from Streptomyces sp. NBC_01754 includes:
- a CDS encoding cold-shock protein codes for the protein MPTGKVKWFNSEKGFGFLSRDDGDDVFVHSSVLPAGVDALKPGQRVEFGVVAGQRGDQALSVVVLDPTPSVAAAQRRKPDELASIVQDLTTVLENITPLLERGRYPDKAAGAKIAGLLRAVADQLDV